One window from the genome of Anguilla rostrata isolate EN2019 chromosome 5, ASM1855537v3, whole genome shotgun sequence encodes:
- the LOC135255574 gene encoding rhombotin-1: MVLDKEEGVPMLSVQPKGKQKGCAGCNRKIKDRYLLKALDKYWHEDCLKCACCDCRLGEVGSTLYTKANLILCRRDYLRLFGTTGNCAACSKLIPAFEMVMRARDNVYHLDCFACQLCNQRFCVGDKFFLKNNMILCQMDYEEGQLNGSFETQVQ; this comes from the exons GTGTGCCCATGCTCTCTGTCCAGCCCAAGGGGAAACAGAAGGGATGCGCCGGCTGCAATCGCAAGATTAAAGACCGCTACCTGCTCAAGGCCCTGGACAAGTACTGGCACGAGGACTGCTTAAAGTGTGCCTGCTGCGACTGCCGCTTAGGGGAGGTGGGCTCCACCCTCTACACCAAAGCCAATCTCATTCTGTGTCGCCGGGACTACCTGAG GCTCTTTGGTACGACGGGGAACTGTGCCGCCTGCAGTAAATTGATCCCTGCCTTTGAAATGGTGATGAGAGCCAGAGATAATGTTTACCATTTGGACTGTTTTGCCTGTCAGCTTTGTAACCAGAG GTTTTGCGTGGGAGACAAGTTTTTCCTAAAGAACAACATGATTCTGTGCCAGATGGACTATGAGGAGGGGCAGCTGAACGGGAGCTTCGAGACACAGGTTCAATAG